A genomic window from Macaca mulatta isolate MMU2019108-1 chromosome 19, T2T-MMU8v2.0, whole genome shotgun sequence includes:
- the ZNF154 gene encoding zinc finger protein 154 isoform X2 → MASQSAGITDVHHRKQHLGEKHFRSNVGTALFVKTCTFHVSGEPSTCREAGKDFLAKLGFLHQQATHTGEQSNSRSNCGEYTKAFSRKHTLVQQQRTLTTERCYICSECGKSFSKSHSLNDHWRVHTGEKPYECGECGKSFRQSSSLIQHRRVHTAVRPHECDECGKLFSNKSNLIKHRRVHTGERPYECSECGKSFSQRSALLQHRGVHTGERPYECSECGKFFTYHSSLIKHQKVHSGSRPYECSECGKSFSQNSSLIEHHRVHTGERPYKCSECGKSFSQRSALLQHRGVHTGERPYECSECGKFFPYSSSLRKHQRVHTGSRPYECSECGKSFTQNSGLIKHRRVHTGEKPYECTECGKSFSHNSSLIKHQRIHSR, encoded by the exons atggcctcccaaagtgctgggattacag ATGTTCATCACCGGAAGCAGCACCTTGGAGAAAAACATTTCAGAAGCAATGTGGGCACAGCCTTGTTTGTGAAGACCTGCACATTCCATGTGTCAGGGGAGCCTTCCACCTGCAGAGAAGCTGGGAAGGACTTCCTGGCCAAGTTGGGATTTCTCCATCAACAGGCCACTCACACTGGGGAGCAATCAAATAGCAGAAGCAACTGTGGAGAGTACACAAAAGCATTCAGCCGTAAACACACACTTGTTCAGCAGCAGAGAACACTCACTACAGAAAGATGTTACATATGCAGTGAATGCGGGAAATCCTTTAGCAAAAGCCACAGCCTCAATGACCATTGgagagttcacactggagaaaagcctTACGAATGTGGAGAGTGTGGGAAGTCCTTTAGGCAAAGCTCTAGTCTCATTCAGCATCGGAGAGTTCACACTGCAGTACGACCTCATGAATGTGATGAATGTGGAAAATTATTTAGCAACAAGTCTAACCTCATTAAACATCGGAGAGTTCACACTGGGGAAAGGCCATATGagtgcagtgaatgtgggaaatcCTTTAGCCAAAGGTCTGCACTCCTTCAACATCGGGGAGTTCACACTGGGGAGAGGCCTTATGagtgcagtgaatgtgggaagTTCTTTACATATCATTCCAGTCTCATAAAGCACCAGAAAGTTCATAGTGGATCCAGGCCTTATGAGTGCAGCGAGTGTGGGAAGTCATTTAGCCAAAACTCTAGCCTCATTGAACATCATagagttcacactggagaaaggcctTATAAGTGCAGCGAATGTGGGAAATCCTTTAGCCAAAGGTCTGCGCTCCTTCAACATCGGGGAGTTCACACTGGGGAGAGGCCTTATGagtgcagtgaatgtgggaagTTCTTTCCCTACAGCTCCAGTCTCCGAAAACACCAGAGAGTTCACACTGGATCAAGACCCTATGagtgcagtgaatgtgggaaatcCTTTACTCAAAATTCCGGCCTC